CGGCGGCGGCGGCTTCGGCGAGCGGGGCCGCGATTCGGGCGAAGCCCGAGTCGTCGGACGGCGCTTCGCGGCGCCGGCTGGACGTGTCGCTGGGCGAAATAGCATCGCTATTTCGTCTCGCGACTACGTCACGCAGCTTCCACGTAGCTGTAGCGGTCCGCTCCATCCGCCGCAGCCGTTCGATCGGCCAGTCGGGCAGGTAGAGCGAGGCGACCCGTTTCATCGCATGCCTCCATGATGGTTTCGAAAGGCTCGCCGCCACGCTGGCGGACCAGCGCGACGCGCCAGCAGGCGCGCCCGACCCCCTCGACCGGCAGCGGCTCCGATGGCGCGCTGCCGATCCGCCAGCGGGTGATCGCGGCGGAGGGCACATGGAGCGGGTTCCCCCCTTCGCGCGCATGCCGTTTGAGCAGCAGCGCGATCGTCTTGCCGCCCTCGGCGGCGAGTTGCAGGCGGCGGGTGTTGGGCATGGCGGCGCGCTTGACCTCGCCGATCACCGCGCCGAGACCACGGTGGCGCAGCCCCTCCTCCATCAGCGCGAGCACTTCGGCATCATCCGCCGCCTCCGCATACAGCACGCGCTCGGGATCGAGCCCGGCCTGGTACAGCCCCGGCGCGAACAGGTCGCGGCGGCGCACCACCCACAACACCGGCCCCCACGCCCGTGCGGCGGCACCCGCCATGAACAAGGTCGCGGCGGCATCGTCGCTCGGATCGGGGCTGGCGGCGGCGACTTCGTGGAGCGAATCGAGCCGCAAGCCGCCGCTCGCGATTCGTCCGTCGAGCGCGGCCACGCCGAACGGCAGCACCGGGCGACGCTTGAGCCCGTCGCCCTGAATCGCCCGCAGGCTTTCGCGCAATTCTGCTATGGTGGCTGACGACACGATTCGACTCGCTGCTAAGTGTTCCTATTTTGTTCCGTTTAGCGTGCCTGAGTCAATGGCCTTCTCCCCTCCCTGGAAGGGCAGGGGAATCGCATTTGGCGATGAGAGGGCTATCCAAGTTTGATAGATTGGATTCTGTAGTCTCTCCTGGGTTGCCGGGGAGATTGGTATGCGCGGGTTCCGTGAGGTGTTCGATGTCGTGCCGGACCCACGACGTTCGAACAGCAGCCATGCTTTGCCGGATATCTTGCTGATCGCGTTCGCCGCGCTG
This genomic stretch from Sphingomonas panacis harbors:
- a CDS encoding ImuA family protein — translated: MSSATIAELRESLRAIQGDGLKRRPVLPFGVAALDGRIASGGLRLDSLHEVAAASPDPSDDAAATLFMAGAAARAWGPVLWVVRRRDLFAPGLYQAGLDPERVLYAEAADDAEVLALMEEGLRHRGLGAVIGEVKRAAMPNTRRLQLAAEGGKTIALLLKRHAREGGNPLHVPSAAITRWRIGSAPSEPLPVEGVGRACWRVALVRQRGGEPFETIMEACDETGRLALPARLADRTAAADGADRYSYVEAA